A window of Corvus hawaiiensis isolate bCorHaw1 chromosome 17, bCorHaw1.pri.cur, whole genome shotgun sequence contains these coding sequences:
- the CEP250 gene encoding centrosome-associated protein CEP250 isoform X3 — MKAREELELKESEWRSERELYDNYLRGEHNRLLSLWRQVVTFRRHFLEMKTATDRDLSELKAEQMRLSGSILVNCSRLNSCVQLRESITPGKPVLKDQAEQQVEPKINQTAQEVIALQVRWDMEKKELQDRVMELSALLVQSQKQNEEKEKTMKTLNDTVEILESGWIEKEFAASLTNSAKEENLFLQKLIKNITEMVLDDSDSMVSIICTDSSLHADSGDIFSAPRSIDTGHAFGLVLEALARMRGATRALREELSARQDSNNFLLQQQRHQEEKCREVQQRLEQLEENCKKSSSHQQHLQSLVETLRSDCENLEKTREDLQQQLGIMEREASCLRQSNTELQLKEEAAQAEKAEQQERMKRARREQELLVRDLAALEKKHSLLQSELVVKRQTLEKLQLQKDLLEQEKDEFAVALEKAERSVAELTGAQNKLNAEKTDLQAAAAKMSSINEALALDKVQLNKHVWQLEQEKEVLSAKVDEMEREKISEQEKLNFCERANEELCIEKARLEQLLKEAEEQQEQLWMELRTLGEEKAETQEKFHQVSQEQESLSRALEQLHQESSGQGHALAQVCREKELLGQEKAALEGRLAAMERHKQDLSKQLAETRSAKESLESSLFAAQQQISQLEITSNHLEAQVLTVTQAKEALQGEVQCLQRELEAERALRKQEQEDTAQQLLQAEQQRQESLRLQGTAQQVEINKLLQDLASERERHHAEMQETLQQWGKEKAEREQEHEKVLFEMRQKVATLQAQREEERTRFENAKREVLLEKQKEKNSLSETLLQTRGQLSQACQQVQQLRQEVKEQQEKGQTIEAKLQAELQEARREIQAAQKRHKEELRGIKEEMNLLLEHREALQKQVGELTSQLAASRESQATIVQRAQQDVSEAQEQSRQKLLEVEHLQKMLEEAEHQNKELQVHLKNLELEGSQWEEVARQNSGFRASLDALEKEKARLTLSLEEKDLSLRTLEEKNLAQINQASQLRSALHQAEELHSEHRRELLDLNTQMRALQEAVLEMEATQATREKQLLQELEESRAGERSLRDSVQVLEAEVSELRVRLQSSENRAEALATKCQQASGAHQETQSQLDKLLLVLHHMIRDSRDLVTWSSEKGHVLGLSASQDGDVPAELRVDRVAAALQDLQQHLEHSQKDLNDARKKIQTLELELGTGQAERDNLRASNQELLKQLDEIRAAMWRAEHQKTSRETALEKEAIALKEEAVTLHQEVASLQRKLESLEKERKDVLHEQDRLQADKEKLECEIKLLEESVTASETQANTAIDRNHSLEQELQNALSMLKIKNEELQNQGKKMEILQKEAAETKALQEHLTRVTDILSEREGEIKLYQEQMRMLEKQKEMHKTALNQVIKDITEKEQKTESQQEQIQELEKQQEKQRIVLSKMTQELEEKDREIRSQQELIRELEKQLELQNSAVSRMNKELEERHLEIKFQEEKIMILEQHGAVQVRNLLVDLDDMKGNLKEKRLELLSLTQQIQELEKEREDVKSLNASLEHLRAVLKDRESECDTQREELRLLQQQKEQQDGHLEELLGKVEIMTLSLSKKDQELESQQKQMQEVEEVMEMQLRTVRDQLEQTLATLKEKDRLMDIQKQQTRSYEEKTEEQMNVLHRDLEYSKTILKEKDLMIESQKELIETFQKEKQDSEQQKQILQHLQVELKEKEQEILSLRKQCEACKEKEEKHEAEQRNFQATTLTLKEKEEKIWVLEEAITKLQQQKEETAVQTKAILHKLEYAESSLEARDQEIVSLQEHLQDLREQKEVAGKQARSLEQDLDKVSQMLQKNHLEFLKQTEQMNTLQLREESVKVALTSCQKQVTLLEELVRKKDEDNDTLRQKLQHLEEELKTLQNLQLRLTEKNEEVRHGGEQELLKEAFPEREGEIKAQSEQKQLEEEIRGLQEDLQHVQQTLTKKDKEIKYQTDRIKYLKKTLIEREQELRKQSELLKELTLALRWKGEGETLKKQIQELQKWEEEEVEKRKILQERDHLLQRQKEIPQQLEAEREASGEELECVAAALNQRESREHEWRENTQVLSAALSKSKMANGNLKKEITILQRMVSERDTDRFHPQQAVAEGEQLSCLSEKRLMLQSLECLQRAVARLEDEKVELKQQNTELRGTLEQVEHERRKLKRCFRGRLLPNTCGFSLSESEQHKLPTSGQEESHAHCSQRLAELQNQVSLLQSQLAQDQQHRQNYIERCARTSQELSDLHRELSCSFAAVLKEPKAAVLEAETRKLDQSLSLNSAQTSLGHQSLERHPKHPRARPARSDDDLR; from the exons AGATTTGTCAGAGCTGAAGGCGGAACAAATGAGGCTTTCTGGGTCTATTCTTGTAAACTGCTCCCGCCTGAACTCCTGTGTGCAGCTCAGGGAGTCCATCACTCCGGGTAAACCTGTCCTGAAGGATCAGGCAGAGCAGCAAGTGGAACCAAAAATAAACCAGACAGCTCAGGAAGTGATAGCCTTACAAGTCAGGTGggacatggaaaagaaagagcttCAGGACAG GGTGATGGAGCTCTCAGCCTTGCTTGTACAGTCTCAGAAGCAGAacgaggagaaggagaagaccATGAAAACACTTAACGACACAGTGGAGATTCTA GAATCAGGTTGGATAGAGAAAGAATTTGCAGCTTCATTGACTAACAGTGCCAAAGAAGAGaatcttttccttcaaaagctCATAAAAAATATCACTGAG ATGGTGTTAGACGACAGTGACAGCATGGTCAGCATTATCTGCACTGACAGTTCCCTGCATGCAGACTCTGGAGACATCTTCTCAGCTCCAAGATCTATTGATACAGGGCATGCCTTTGGATTGGTTCTGGAAGCACTGGCAAGGATGCGAGGGGCAACACGG GCCCTGAGAGAAGAGCTTTCTGCTAGGCAGGACTCAAACaatttcctgctgcagcagcagagacatcaGGAAGAGAAGTGCAGGGAGGTGCAGCAAAGGCTTGAGCAACTGGAGGAGAATTGCAAGAAGTCCAGCAGCCACCAACAGCACCTTCAGTCTTTAGTAGAAACACTCAGAAG TGACTGTGAAAACCTTGAGAAAACTAGGGAGGACCTACAGCAACAGCTTGGAATAATGGAGCGAGAAGCCTCATGTCTGCGTCAGAGTaacactgagctgcagctgaaggaagaggcagcccaggcagaaaaggcagagcagcaggagaggatgaAGAGAGCGCGCCGTGAGCAGGAGCTTCT AGTGAGGGACTTGGCTGCACTTGAGAAAAAACACTCATTACTGCAGAGTGAGTTGGTAGTCAAGAGACAGACACTGGAGAAATTGCAGCTTCAGAAGGATCTGCTGGAGCAAGAGAAGGATGAGTTTGCTGTGGCTCTGGAGAAG GCAGAGCGGTCAGTGGCAGAGCTGACAGGAGCTCAGAACAAGCTGAATGCTGAAAAAACTGATCtacaggctgcagcagcaaagatgAGCAGCATCAATGAAGCTCTTGCACTGGACAAAGTGCAGCTGAACAAACATGTGTGGCAG CTGGAGCAAGAGAAGGAAGTTTTGTCTGCTAAAGTGGAcgagatggagagagaaaagatcTCTGAGCAGGAGAAGCTGAACTTCTGTGAAAGAGCAAATGAAGAGCTCTGCATAGAGAAAGCCCGCCtagagcagctgctgaaggaagcAGAGGAGCAACAGGAGCAGCTATGGATGGAGCTGAGGAcactgggagaagagaaagcagaaacccAGGAGAAATTCCATCAG GTTTCCCAGGAGCAAGAGTCAttgagcagggctctggagcagctgcaccaggaaTCCTCTGGCCAAGGGCACGCCCTGGCCCAGGTGTGCagagagaaggagctgctgggccaggagaaGGCTGCCCTTGAGGGCCGACTGGCAGCCATGGAGCGTCACAAACAAGACCTTTCCAAGCAGCTGGCAGAGACCAG GTCAGCGAAGGAGAGCCTGGAATCCAGCCTgtttgctgctcagcagcagataTCTCAGCTGGAGATCACCAGCAACCATCTGGAGGCTCAAGTGCTCACAGTCACACAGGCCAAGGAGGCGCTCCAAG GAGAAGTGCAGTGCCTCCAACGtgagctggaagcagagagagctctcaggaagcaggagcaggaagacaCAGCGCAACAGCtcttgcaggcagagcagcagcgtCAGGAAAGCCTCAGGCTTCAGGGAACTGCTCAGCAGGTGGAAATAAACAAGCTCCTGCAAGACCTG GCAAGTGAGCGGGAAAGGCACCATGCAGAGATGCAGGAGACGCTGCAGcaatggggaaaagagaaggcagagagagagcaggagcacgAGAAGGTGCTGTTTGAGATGAGGCAGAAAGTTGCCACCCTGCAGGCTCAAAGAGAAGAGGAACGAACTAGATTTGAAAATGCCAAGCGAGAG gtcctgctggaaaagcagaaggagaagaattCTTTATCAGAGACACTGCTCCAAACTCGAGGACAGCTAAGCCAAGCCTGCCAgcaggtgcagcagctcaggcaggaggtgaaagagcagcaagagaaggggcag ACCATCGAGGCAAAGCtgcaagctgagctgcaggaagctcGGAGGGAAATCCAGGCAGCGCAGAAGAGGCACAAGGAAGAGCTACGAGGCATCAAAGAGGAAATGAATCTCCTCCTCGAGCACAGGGAGGCTCTACAAAAGCAG GTGGGAGAGTTGACATCTCAGCTGGCAGCCTCCAGAGAGTCCCAGGCAACGATTGTTCAGAGAGCCCAGCAAGATGTGAGTGAGGCCCAGGAGCAGTCAAggcagaagctgttggaggTTGAGCACCTCCAGAagatgctggaggaggcagaacaTCAGAACAAGGAGCTGCAAGTGCACCTGAAGAACTTGGAGCTGGAAGGGAGTCAATGGGAAGAAGTGGCACGCCAAAATTCAGGATTTCGGGCTTCCTTGGAcgccctggagaaggaaaaagccag GCTGACTCTGTCTCTGGAAGAGAAGGATCTGAGCCTCAGAACCCTGGAAGAAAAGAACCTGGCCCAGATCAATCAGGCATCTCAGCTTCGTTCTGCTCTTCACCAGGCTGAGGAGCTCCACTCAGAACATAGAAGAGAACTGCTGGATCTCAACACCCAG ATGCGGGCCCTGCAGGAGGCAGTGCTGGAGATGGAGGCTACCCAGGCAActcgagagaagcagctgctgcaggagctggaggagtcccgagcaggagaacggagctTGAGGGACtctgtgcaggtgctggaggctgAGGTGTCTGAGCTGCGTGTGAGGCTCCAGAGCTCTGAGAACAGAGCAGAGGCCTTGGCCACAAAGTGTCAACAGGCCAGTGGTGCTCACCAGGAAACTCAATCCCAGCTGGACAAACTGCTCCTGGTTCTCCACCACATGATCAGGGACAGCAGAGACTTGGTTACCTGGAGCTCAG AAAAGGGTCATGTCTTGGGCCTAAGTGCTTCTCAGGATGGCGATGTCCCCGCAGAGCTCAGAGTGGACAgagtggcagcagctctgcaagacctgcagcagcacctggagcatTCCCAGAAAGATCTG aATGATGCAAGGAAGAAGATACAGAccttggagctggagctgggcacgGGGCAGGCTGAGAGGGACAATCTCAGAGCCAGCAATCAGGAGCTGCTGAAACAGTTGGATGAAATTCGAGCAG cgaTGTGGAGGGCAGAACACCAGAAGACCTCTCGAGAAACTGCCCTGGAGAAAGAGGCCATTGCCCTGAAGGAAGAGGCTGTGACTCTTCATCAGGAGGTGGCATCTCTGCAGAGGAAACTggagagcctggagaaggaaaggaaggatgtgCTG CATGAACAGGACAGGCTGCAGGCAGATAAAGAAAAACTAGAGTGTGAGATAAAACTTCTGGAGGAATCAGTCACAGCTTCTGAAACCCAGGCAAATACAGCAATAGACAGGAATCACTCCCTTGAACAAGAACTCCAAAATGCACTGTccatgttaaaaattaaaaatgaggaATTGCAAAACCAGGGGAAGAAAATGGAGATTCTTCagaaagaggcagcagagacCAAAGCTTTGCAGGAGCATCTCACTCGTGTGACTGACATCCTgtcagagagggagggagaaattAAGTTGTACCAAGAGCAGATGAGaatgctggaaaagcagaaagaaatgcatAAAACTGCTCTTAATCAGGTTATTAAGGACATaacagagaaagaacagaagacAGAATCTCAACAGGAACAGATacaggagctggagaagcagcaagaaaagcaaaggattGTTTTAAGCAAAATGACCCaagagctggaagagaaggatcGGGAGATCAGATCCCAGCAAGAACTGATaagggagctggagaagcagtTGGAATTGCAGAACTCTGCTGTCAGCAGGATGAACAAAGAGCTGGAGGAGAGACACCTTGAGATCAAATtccaggaggagaaaataatgATTCTAGAACAGCATGGTGCAGTACAAGTCAGAAATCTGCTTGTGGATCTTGATGATATGAAAGGAAACCTGAAGGAGAAAAGGCTGGAGCTTCTTTCTCTGACTCAGCAGATTCAAGaactggaaaaggagagagaagacgTGAAATCTCTAAATGCTAGCCTTGAACACCTGAGGGCTGTTCTTAAGGACAGAGAGAGTGAGTGTGACACTCAAAGGGAAGAGTTAAGGCTCttgcagcagcaaaaggaacaGCAAGATGGGCATCTGGAAGAGCTTCTTGGTAAAGTAGAAATCATGACACTTTCTTTATCTAAAAAAGATCAAGAGCTTGAGTCacaacaaaagcaaatgcagGAAGTTGAAGAAGTCATGGAAATGCAGTTAAGGACTGTACGTGACCAACTGGAGCAGACTTTAGCAACATTGAAAGAGAAAGACAGACTTATGGACATCCAAAAGCAACAAACAAGGAGCTAcgaggaaaaaacagaagaacagaTGAATGTCTTGCACAGAGACTTAGAATACTCTAAGACaatactgaaagaaaaggatttaatgATTGAATCTCAGAAGGAACTGATTGAGACcttccaaaaagaaaagcaagactCTGAACAGCAGAAGCAAATTCTGCAGCATCTTCAAGTGGAACTAaaggaaaaagagcaggaaatttTGTCCCTTAGAAAGCAATGTGAGGCAtgcaaggaaaaggaggaaaagcatgAAGCTGAGCAAAGAAATTTCCAAGCAACAACACTgactctgaaagaaaaagaggaaaagatttGGGTTCTGGAGGAGGCTATCACAAAGCTtcaacagcagaaggaagagacaGCAGTGCAGACTAAAGCCATACTGCATAAACTAGAATATGCTGAATCTTCTCTTGAAGCTAGAGATCAAGAGATAGTGTCTTTGCAAGAGCATCTCCAGGACCTTCGAGAGCAGAAGGAGGTGGCAGGCAAGCAGGCCAGAAGTCTAGAGCAGGATCTAGACAAAGTGAGCCAGATGTTGCAGAAGAACCATTTGGAGTTCCTCAAGCAGACAGAGCAAATGAACACACTCCAGCTTCGTGAAGAAAGCGTGAAAGTAGCACTAACATCATGCCAGAAGCAAGTGACTCTGCTTGAGGAACTGGTGAGGAAGAAAGATGAAGACAATGACACTCTTAGGCAAAAACTCCAGCACCTTGAAGAAGAACTGAAGACTTTGCAGAATCTCCAGCTTAGGCTAACTGAGAAGAATGAAGAGGTTAGACATGGTGGAGAGCAAGAGCTCTTGAAAGAAGCCTTCCctgagagagaaggagagatcAAGGCTCAAAGTGAGCAAAAGCAGTTAGAAGAGGAAATAAGAGGTCTTCAGGAAGATCTCCAGCATGTTCAGCAGACTCTGACAAAGAAGGATAAAGAGATCAAGTACCAGACAGACAGaatcaagtatttaaaaaagaCTCTGATAGAGAGAGAACAAGAACTTAGGAAGCAGAGTGAACTCCTGAAAGAATTAACATTGGCTTTGCGATGGAAAGGTGAAGGAGAAACCCtaaaaaaacaaatccaagaACTCCAAaaatgggaggaagaggaagtaGAGAAGAGGAAAATTCTCCAGGAGAGAGACCATCTCTtgcaaaggcagaaggaaatACCCCAACAGTTGGAAGCTGAGAGGGAAGCCAGTGGTGAAGAGTTGGAgtgtgtggctgctgctttgaatcagagagaaagcagagaacATGAATGGAGAGAGAACACTCAAGTCCTGAGCGCTGCCCTTAGCAAAAGTAAAATGGCCAATGGGaatctgaagaaagaaataaccATCCTGCAGAGAATGGTTTCAGAGAGAGACACAGACCGATTTCATCCCCAG CAGGCTGTTGCTGAAGGGGAGCAGCTGTCATGCCTCTCTGAGAAGAGACTCATGTTGCAGAGCCTCGAATGTCTGCAGCGAGCAGTTGCAAGGCTGGAAGATGA